In Parasteatoda tepidariorum isolate YZ-2023 chromosome 2, CAS_Ptep_4.0, whole genome shotgun sequence, one DNA window encodes the following:
- the LOC139425078 gene encoding adult-specific rigid cuticular protein 15.7-like encodes MIAQVFLLAAVATVALANLHEPVHHAPKPYKFGYSIKDKHGEQHREESGTGGHVTGSYGFTDDRGIKRQVNYVADHAGFRAQVKTNEPGTANQNPAAVQLISDAPYTGGEGYLGVPAAAAGYGLGGLGYGYGGIGAGYGVGGLGYGYGGVGAGYGGLGYGGAYGGYGNLGYGGAYGGYGGYGLGILGGLGYARYGY; translated from the exons ATGATCGCTCAG GTATTTCTTTTAGCTGCTGTGGCAACTGTTGCGCTCGCTAACCTACATGAG CCAGTTCACCATGCACCCAAACCCTATAAATTCGGATACAGCATCAAGGACAAACATGGAGAACAACACAGAGAAGAATCCGGAACCGGAGGACACGTGACTGGTAGCTACGGATTCACAGATGACAGAGGCATCAAAAGACAAGTCAACTACGTTGCTGACCATGCTGGATTCCGAGCACAGGTCAAGACCAACGAACCCGGAACCGCCAACCAAAATCCAGCTGCCGTTCAACTCATTTCTGATGCCCCTTACACCGGTGGTGAAGGATATTTGGGTGTCCCTGCAGCAGCAGCCGGTTACGGTCTTGGTGGTCTAGGTTACGGATATGGAGGCATCGGTGCAGGATATGGTGTTGGTGGTTTAGGTTACGGTTATGGAGGTGTTGGAGCAGGTTACGGTGGCCTCGGATATGGTGGAGCTTATGGTGGATATGGAAATCTTGGATATGGAGGAGCTTATGGTGGATATGGTGGTTATGGTTTGGGCATCTTAGGAGGCTTGGGCTATGCCAGATAcggatattaa
- the LOC122272212 gene encoding adult-specific rigid cuticular protein 15.7-like, with amino-acid sequence MIAQVFLLAALATVSLANLHEPVHHAPKPYKFGYSIKDKHGEQHREESGTGGHVTGSYGFTDDRGIKRQVNYVADHAGFRAQVKTNEPGTANQNPAAVQLISDAPYTGGEGYLGVPAAAGYGLGGLGYGYGGIGAGYGVGGLGYGYGGLGAGYGGLGYDGAYGGYGNLGYGGAYGGYGGYGLGILGGLGYARYGY; translated from the exons ATGATCGCtcag gTCTTTCTCTTAGCTGCTTTGGCAACTGTTTCTCTTGCTAACTTGCACGAG CCAGTTCACCATGCACCCAAACCTTATAAATTCGGATACAGCATCAAGGACAAACATGGAGAACAACACAGAGAAGAATCCGGAACCGGAGGACACGTAACTGGCAGCTACGGATTCACAGATGACAGAGGCATCAAAAGACAAGTCAACTACGTTGCTGATCATGCTGGATTCAGAGCACAGGTCAAGACCAATGAACCCGGAACAGCCAATCAAAATCCAGCTGCCGTTCAACTGATTTCTGATGCCCCTTACACCGGTGGTGAAGGATATTTGGGTGTCCCTGCAGCAGCCGGTTACGGTCTTGGTGGTCTAGGTTACGGATATGGAGGCATCGGTGCAGGATATGGTGTTGGAGGTTTAGGTTACGGTTATGGAGGTCTTGGAGCAGGTTACGGTGGCCTCGGATATGATGGAGCTTATGGTGGATATGGAAATCTTGGATATGGAGGAGCTTATGGTGGATATGGTGGTTATGGTTTGGGTATCTTAGGAGGCTTGGGCTACGCCAGATAtggatattaa
- the LOC107456894 gene encoding glycine-rich protein-like: protein MLFQPVHHAPKPYKFGYSIKDKHGEQHREESGTGGHVTGSYGFTDDRGIKRQVNYVADHAGFRAQVKTNEPGTANQNPAAVQLISDAPYTGGEGYLGVPAAAAAGYGLGGLGGGIGAGYGVGGLGYGYGGLGAGYGGLGYGGAYGGYGNLGYGGAYGGYGGYGLGILGGLGYARYGY, encoded by the coding sequence atgttatttcaGCCAGTTCACCATGCACCCAAACCCTACAAATTCGGATACAGCATCAAGGACAAACATGGAGAACAACACCGAGAAGAATCCGGAACCGGAGGACACGTAACTGGCAGCTACGGATTCACAGATGACAGAGGCATCAAAAGACAAGTGAACTACGTTGCTGACCATGCTGGATTCCGAGCACAGGTCAAGACCAACGAACCCGGAACCGCCAATCAAAATCCAGCAGCTGTACAACTTATCTCTGATGCCCCTTACACCGGTGGTGAAGGATATTTGGGTGTCCCTGCTGCAGCAGCAGCCGGTTACGGTCTTGGTGGACTAGGTGGAGGCATCGGTGCAGGATATGGTGTTGGTGGTTTAGGTTACGGTTATGGAGGTCTTGGAGCAGGTTACGGTGGCCTCGGATATGGTGGAGCTTATGGTGGATATGGAAATCTTGGATATGGTGGAGCTTATGGTGGATATGGTGGTTATGGTTTGGGCATCTTAGGAGGCTTAGGCTATGCCAGATAtggatattaa